CAAAAGCGGCAGATCGGCGGGCGCAATCGAATCGACGGGAAATCCCGCTTCGAGATACACGATACCGTTCGTCGGTTCCGTATTCAAAAACAGCGGCACGCCGGCGGCGCAGACGGTCCGAACCGTTTCTATGCGATCTATTTTGACCGTCAGATCCGAAGGTTTTATATGCGGAATGAGCGCACACGCTTCGGCGGAATCCGCCGTCTGCTGAATGCGGTGCAGCTCGGTCTGGGCCCGGCGTATCGATTCTTCGGGAACGGCGCGCGCGAGCCGTTCGGCAAGCCGGCGTTCGGCGGCTTCGCGTTCCGCCGTAAACGATTCGTCGGGATACACGCACACCAGAGAACGGTGCGCGTTTTCAAGCAGCAGTCTGCGGATAAGAGCACACACGTAATCGGGATCGGATGAGATGCGTTTTTTCACTTCATCGAACGCACGGCGGTTTGAAATCGTATGATACGGCGGTTTTCCGTACAGCCACCCGCGCAGACAGCGGCGCATGAGTATGAGCGAATACGGTCCTCCGGAACGGCGCACTTCCCGCTGGGAAAAGTCGACGGACATAACCGCCGCTTCGATATCGGCCGCATCAATGCCGCCGCTGCACAGGTTTTCCAGTACACCCGTAATTACCGATTCGACTTGCGCCGCTTTGCCGCGCGGCACGCCGCGCAATCCGGCGGTAAGCAGCGTCCAGTGCATCTCACCGTCTACGCCGTAATTCGGCGCGATATCGTCGCCCAATTCCGATTCGAGCAGGGCTTTAACGAGCGGAGAGCCGTCGTGTCCCATCAGCACTTCAGACAGAAACACCGTTTCCATAAACTGCACCGGATCGGACGAATCGCCGGTAAACCAGGTTACGGTAACCGTCGCGCCGTCGTTTCCGTTTTCCGCAGCAGGCGCCGGGAATTCCCGATATACGGGCGCTTTGAACGGCTCGGGCGGCGCAAAATCCGCACCGGCTGAAGAAAGCGTACGGGCAGCGGCAGCCGCTCCGGATACGGAAGCCGGAACGAATCCGCGCTGCTCGAAGCGATCCAAAAAACGTTCCTGTATGAAATCGAGCTGCCGACGCGTCGGAATGTTCCCGTATAGAAACAGCAGGCATTTATCCGGCGCGTACTGCTCCCGATGAAAGGCGCAAAACGCTTCGTACGTTAAAAGCGGAATTTCAGCCGGATCGCCGCCCGAATCGAGATCGTACACAGTATGAGGCAGGACGCTCCGCACCGCTTTGTCGGCCGCAATGGTATCGAAACTCGAATAACACCCCTTCATTTCGTTATACACGACCCCTTGGAGCGACACGGCGCCCGAATCGTCTAATTCGAGCCGATGACCTTCCTGGGCGAACGTCCATTCTTTTAAAAGCGGAAAAAACACCGCGTCGCCGTACACGTCCATCAGATTGAAATAATCGGTTTCGGAAATCGAAGACGCCGGATACACCGTTTTATCGGGAAAAGTCATGGCGTTCAGGAACGTTTTAACGCTCTGATTCGCGAGCCGAAGGAACGGATCCTTGAGCGGGAAACGTTCGGAACCGCACAGAACGGAATGTTCAAGGATATGCGCCACTCCGGTGGAATCTTTCGGCGGTGTTTTGAACGCGAACGCGAACAGGTTCTCTTCATCCGCACACTGCAGGTGAAACACTTCCAAGCCGGTTTTCCGATGCCGAAGCCAGATGCCCGCTGCCGAATAATCGGAAACGTCAACGCAGTCTACCACGTCGAAACCGCGGTACGAATCGCCTTTGTTCAAATCGTTCTGAGTATGTGTCATACCGGACAGTATACGCGTAAATCGTGTTTTAATCAAACGGAAGCATTACGGAAAGCAGGAATTCCTGCGCCGGTGATAATAATGCCGACGACGCTGGCGGAACGGCCTTTGCTGCTTTTGCTGACAATGCCATCGACAACGGTACCGCCGCCTAGTTTCACATCTTGACAAAAACATTGTAATCGCCGTATACTTTCTTTATGAATTATACAGCAGCTTCACTACTACTACACTCTTTTTCTCATGCCTGCCGGCGAAGTGTACGAGCTGAGTTATAGTTTCTATATCATAGGACTTACAGCCCGCTGCTTTGGAGGCAGCGGGCTTTTTTTATATGCGCATCGGCAGTCTGCAAGGAGGACAGCGATAAATGGAACATGCATCAAAGTACAAGGCATTCGGAAAAATTCCGATCAAAAACAGAAAATGGCCGGACAACGAAATTACGCACGCACCGGTATGGTGTTCGGTCGATTTACGGGACGGTAACCAGGCGCTCGCCGTGCCGATGAACGTAGAACAGAAACTCGCGTTCTTCGATTTACTGGTAAAAGTCGGATTCAAGGAAATCGAAGTGGGCTTTCCGAGTGCGTCTCAGACCGAATACGATTTTCTGCGCCGCCTTATAGAAGAAAATCGCATCCCCGACGGCGTAACGATACAAGTGTTGTGCCAGGCGCGTGAACATTTGGTCAAAAAAACGTTTGAATGCCTGAAAGGTGCAAAATCCGCCGTTTTCCATATTTACAATTCGACGTCTCCCGCACAGCGGAAATACACGTTCAACATGACCAAAGAGCAAATCGTGCAAATTGCAATCGACGGAGTGCGCTGCGTCAAAAACTGTCTGCCGATGGCCGCCGGAACCGACATCCGCCTTGAATATTCCCCCGAGAGTTTTTCAAACACGGAAATCGATTTTGCCGTTGAAATCTGCGAAGCGGTCAAAAATGAATGGGGAGCAACGAAAGAAAAGAAAATCATCCTGAATCTGCCGACCACCGTAGAGTGCGCCACGCCGAACGTTCACGCGGATCAGATCGAATATTTCGCGGAACACATCAGCGACCGCGATTCGGTTATAATAAGTTTGCACAATCACAACGACCGCGGAGAAGGCGTTGCCAGCTGCGAACTGGCGTTGCTCGCCGGTGCCGATCGGGTTGAAGGAACGCTGTTCGGCAACGGAGAGCGCACCGGCAACCTCGACGTCGTAACGGTGGCGCTCAACATGTTCACGCAGGGGGTGGATCCCGAACTCGATTTTTCAAAAATCGGTGCCGTTGCCGAAGCGTACACGAAACTGACGGGTATGCCGATTCATCCGCGGCATCCGTACGCAGGGGAATTGGTTTTCACCGCGTTTTCCGGTTCGCATCAGGACGCAATCCGCAAAGGAATGGCGGCGCGTGCAAAAATGGCGCCGGACGAATACTGGGACGTTCCGTACCTGCCGATCGACCCGCACGACGTGGGCCGCGAATACGAAGAAATCATCCGCATCAACAGTCAGAGCGGCAAAGGCGGTTCGGCGTGGATACTGGAACAGGATTACGGTATTTTCCTGCCGAAAGCAATGCATCCGGCGGTGGGCGCGGTAATCACGGCAGCGGCGGACACGCTGCAGCGCGAAGTGACGCCGGCCGAAATCTACGATATATTCGCCCGGCAGTGGCTTGCCAAAAACGAACCGCTCAAAATCCTCGATCTGGCCGAAACGCATCTTGAAGGCGGTTCCGACGCCGACGCGGGTGGCGCACAGGTTATGTGCCGGGCGTCGGTTGTCTGGAACGGAAAAACGCACGCAATCGGTGCAAAAGGAAACGGACCGCTCGACGCGTTCGTCGCAGCGCTTCGTTCGACTCCGGTTCCGCGATTTTCAATCAGTGCGTTTCACGAACACAGCGTCGGTTCAGGTTCCGACACCGACGCGATGGCTTATATCGAAATTACGACGGAAAACGGCGCAAAATACTGGGGCTGCAGCAAAAGTTCCAACATCGGGCGCGCAGGCATCGCGGCAGTTGTGAGCGCGATCAATCAGATGGCGTAACCGGACGGTTCCAGCAAGCGGGATGCTGACAAGACGGCATCCCGTTCCGGCGAAATCCGGCAACGCGGCATCCGCAAAAGAACGAACGCAAAAAAAAAACGACTTACAGCTTATTGATTAAAATAAGCTGCAAGTCGTTTTCGTTGAGCCATGCAAGGTTCGAACTTGCGACCCACAGATTAAGAGTCTGTTGCTCTACCAGCTGAGCTAATGGCCCGAAAAACTACTGACAGGGTTGCGTCCGACACGGTTCGAACGTGCGACCTACGGATTCGAAGTCCGTTGCTCTATCCAGCTGAGCTACGAACGCGTGTCTAGCAAACGTACCCGTTGAGGGGTGCCTGGTGGGTTTCGAACCCACGACAACCAGATCCACAATCTGGTGCTCTACCCCTGAACTACAGGCACCAAGTTAACTAACGCTAGTGATAATAACAGAAACGGCGGCAATGTGTCAAGTAAGGGAACGGAAATTTCGGTTTCCGCACGAGATGTTTTTCAATCGGTCATAAAACGGCTGAATTTCGGTTTTATATGGAAGCAATCTGATAAAACCATAAAAACTTACCTTTACGCAGAATCCTGTGAAAATGTATTCTTTTTGAGTATTTGGAAGTCAATAAAGATTGATTTATTTTCAATTCGACTTTATAATATAACAAATTATTTACAAGGGGTTCATCATGAGAGACATTGGAACAAGTGTATGCGCGAACGTACGGCAGCTGCAGTGGACGGAATTGTGCAACTGCATCTGCGAAACATTCCGGTTTTCAGCAAAGGAAAAGGAAGCTTTTCAAAAAAATCAAACGGCAAAGCTCATCGCGGCGCTGCCTTTTGCAGCCGAATGCGACGACGCAAAACGCACCGCCCTCGCACATCTGGCAATTTACGTAACGGAACTGCGCGGTGGAGCCGTTATCGGTGACCATACTCCCGCCGATAACGAATCCGTATACGCACGATTACGGCTGCTTTCATCTTTTAAAGGCGGGAAAAAATCCGTGATCGATCAGGGAATGAGCCTGCTTGCGCTGACTATGATCCGCGGATATGAAAAAAGTAAGTCGTACGATGCGCAGCATCACATTTACAATCCGCTGAACGACGGTTCATGGAATTTCGAGTCGATGGAACGGGATTTACTGAGTTCAATCGGCAGTAACCCGAGCAGCGCTTTACGCGAATTTGTTCAGAATCCCGCTGAAGCATGGGAATCAACCGATACAGAAAACTAGAGTCGCAATGGATCTTGATAAAAAAGTAATATGGCGATTGATCGCAGTTGCGTGTTTATTTATCTGGACGATCGTCTTATTATGGAACATAGCATTTTTTTTACCTCAAAAACCTAAGTATTTTATAGCAGGATCGGTAAATTTAATGCTGTGTATTTTATCGATGTTCGCATCCGTAATACTCATTTTTTATCCGCAGAATCTGTATATTTACGCGTTTATGTGCTGTCTGTGGGGAATTTTGAGTATTATGGATAAAGGCAGAACGAACGGATACTTGATGTTTCTGCTCGGTATGACGTTCGCCTACAATCAGGGCTTTTTTACCTACCACAAAAAAATCAAGGCGCTCGCCATATTAGGTCTGTTGTGTACCAGTAATTTGGCGCTTTTGCGGTTCGGTACGAGAGTTCTTGCAGAATCTCTTTTGGACGGACTTTTCGTCATTATTTTTTTTACTTTTATGTATTTCCTGTTCAGGGAAAAAATTGAATTATATTTTGCCGGTGAGAATAAAAAAATCAAGCTGAGCGAAAAGGAATTAACAGAAGAAGAATTGGATATTCTCAAATGCGTTCTGAACGGGCAGCAATATAAAAATATAGGTATGAATCGAAATAAAAGTGAAAGTTCCATAAAGCAGATAATGATAATAATATTCCAGAAACTCGGCATTCAAAATAAAAAAGAATTACTCGAACTTTATACAAATAACAAAATTATTTTTTAAAATTATATATTTTTAACGACAATCCGTAATATTTTTTATTTTTTTCCAAAAATCGCTGAAGTAATAACCGGTTATAACTAGTTATTTCTCATTTTTCCGTATTTACTTTGCACGGAAAACACCGTATTCTGATACTATAAATAAAAATAAATTGAAAAAGAATATTTTTCAATTTATTTTCGTTTTAAGCGATTAAGATTAATAAAGTGAAAATGTTTTTTACATTTTTTGCAATGCCTTAAAAGTGACCTATCAGATTAATACCCATAGACGGAGAGAAATCTAAAGGTAGAGGAGGTACCCGATAGATTTATAGGTGGAAAAGGATACAATAGGGATAGGGATAACGGACTTCAAAGCAGGTGCGTTCTCCTTCAATTGCCTATTGTATTCTTTTTTTTTCACACAATACAAATCACAATCCCCCTGTCAGTATTTCCACTTTTCATATTTTCCGATATACTATCGTCATGTTCAACAGCCTATACGGAACCATCACGGCAAAATTGCCGCAGACCATATACCTCGAAACGGACGGAATTGAATGGGATATAGCAGTTCCCGATACGACACTTGATACGCTGCCGCCCGTCGGCGAACGGGCGCGCGTCTACACTTGGCTTTATCATCGTGAAGACGCAGTCAAACTGTTCGGATTTGCAACGGCCGCAGACAGGCTTCTTTTTCTGGATCTGCTGAAAGTGGACGGCGTCGGAGCGAAGGGCGCGCTGAAAATAATGTCCGGAATCGCACCCCGTCAGCTCGTCGAAGCACTTGACAGCGAAGATCTTTCTCAACTGGAACGATTGCCCGGCGTCGGCAAAAAGACGGCTCAGAAAATGATGCTGACATTAAAAGGAAAACTGGCCCTTTCCGCCGACTCCGGCCGCGGTTCCGTGCAGCGTTCACCTTCGGCAGCAAAATGGCAGGACGTCATCACCGCGCTGGCTGATATGGGATACGACAAAAAAGTCTGCGAAGAAACGATTGACCGGCTCGAACCTATTCTGGCGGCAGAATTGGACGGCAAAAACAAAGCAACGCAGGAAGAACTCATGTTCCGGCGCGCCATAGTGGAGCTTGCCTGACATGAACGACATTTTACACGCGAACGTTCCGTTCGACGACGACACACAGGACACGACGCTGCGTCCGCAGCTGCTCCGCGACTTTTTGGGACAAACCTCCGTTAAAGAAAATCTTTCCGTTTTTATCGAAGCGGCCCGAACTCGGCGTGAAAGTCTCGACCACTTGTTTCTTATAGGTCCGCCGGGATTGGGAAAAACGACGCTGGCGCAAATCACCGCGCACGAATTAGGAGCGGATTTTAAAGTAACGAGCGCGCCGGCACTCGATAAACCGAAAGACTTGGCCGGCATTCTTTCAACCATTACGGAGCGGACGGTTTTTTTTATCGACGAAATTCATCGGCTCAAACCGGCAATAGAAGAAATGCTGTATATCGCCATGGAAGATTATGAACTCGATTGGGTGATCGGACAAGGCGCCGCCGCACGAACCGTCCGCATTCCCGTCCCGCATTTTACCCTCGTCGGCGCAACGACGAAAGCCGGTATGGTCTCAAGTCCGCTGATCAGCCGGTTCGGGATCGTTCAGCGCTTCAGTTTTTACGATGCGGAAGAACTTGCTTCCATTATAAGGCGTTCCGCCGGAATTCTCAACGTAACGGTAGCCGACGACGCGGCGCGGCTCATGGCCGAATGTGCGCGGGGAACGCCGCGCGTTGCGAACCGGGTACTGCGCCGGATGCGGGACTTTGCGCAAGTTATGGGCGACGGAACGATCACTCGCCAGGTCGCGGCGGCGGGACTTACCCGGCTTGAAATAGACTCGCTCGGACTGGAAAAATACGACCGCGAAATTCTGCTTTCGATTATCGAGAATTTCGGCGGCGGACCGGTGGGAGCCGAAACGCTCGCCATTTCCATCGGAGAATCGATCGACACGCTGGAAGATTACTACGAACCGTATCTTATCCAATGCGGATTGATACAGCGCACTCCGCGGGGACGCGTCGTTACGGAAAAAGCATATAAACATCTGGGACTGGAAGGAAGACCGCATGCGAACGAAAGACTTTTATTTTGATCTGCCTGAAGAATTGATAGCACAGCATCCGTCCGGTATCCGCGGGCAGGATAAATTGATGGTCCTCGACAAAGCGACGGGCGACGTCCGTCATCAGCTGATGGACGACTTACCCGACCTCGTTCCGCAAAACGCGCTTATGGTGTTCAACAATTCGCGCGTGCGGAGATCGCGCGTATACGGAATAAAAGAAAACACCGGACGCGAAACGGAATTCCTGTTTCTGACGCCGCTCGCACCGACGCTCTGGAAAACCATGGTCAAAAACGCCAAAAAGCAGCGTCCCGGCAACCGCTACCGATTCCCCGACGGCAGCGTCGGCGTTATTACCGAAAATCCGGCTGACGCAGGCACGGAGTTCCGCACGCTTTCGTTCACACAGCCGATCGAAGAACAATGGTTCGAGCGAAACGGGCACATTCCGCTTCCGCCGTATATCAAACGCAAAGACACGGAAGAAGACAGCGAGCGGTATCAGAATATTTACGCACGGGAAACGGGATCCGCCGCCTGCCCTACCGCCGGGCTGCACTTTACGGAACGGATGCTCGAAAAACTCGACTCGCGGGGAATCCGGAGAACGTTCGTTACGCTGCACGTCGGACTCGGAACGTTTCTGCCCGTCCGCGCGGAACGGATTGAAGATCATACGATGCACGAAGAAACATATTCCGTCAGCCGGGAGACCGCAGAACTCGTCAATACGGCAAAAAAAGAAGGCCGTCCCGTTTTGGCGGTCGGAACCACTTCGGTACGCACGCTCGAATCGGCGTGGGATCCGGTCAAAAGCGAACTGATTCCGGGCATCAACAGTACGCGGATTTTCATGTATCCGGGATACCGGTTCAACGTCGTAGATAAAATGTTCACGAACTTTCACACCCCCGAATCCACGCTGCTGATGCTGGTAAGCGCGTTCGCCGGCAAAGAACATATCATGGACGCATACCGGAACGCAGTGGCGCATCGATACCGTTTTTTTTCGTACGGAGACGCGATGCTCATTTTATAAAAAATCGGCGGGATTTTTCCCGAATCTACTTGACAGTTCGTTGTTATTATAATAATATCAATATTGTAATTAATACAATTATTTGTTAAGGAGTTTGATCATGAAACAATGGGTATGCAGCGTTTGCGGTTACGTTCACACGGGAGACAACGCGCCCGAATTTTGTCCTCAGTGCCACGCCACAAAAGATAAGTTTAACGAACGCGTTGAAACGGCGGGTTTTGCTGACGAACACAAAATCGGTATCGCAAAAGATTTGGATTCCGAAGTCGTTCAGGGACTGCGCGACAACTTTATGGGAGAATGCTCGGAA
This sequence is a window from Treponema brennaborense DSM 12168. Protein-coding genes within it:
- the queA gene encoding tRNA preQ1(34) S-adenosylmethionine ribosyltransferase-isomerase QueA; this translates as MRTKDFYFDLPEELIAQHPSGIRGQDKLMVLDKATGDVRHQLMDDLPDLVPQNALMVFNNSRVRRSRVYGIKENTGRETEFLFLTPLAPTLWKTMVKNAKKQRPGNRYRFPDGSVGVITENPADAGTEFRTLSFTQPIEEQWFERNGHIPLPPYIKRKDTEEDSERYQNIYARETGSAACPTAGLHFTERMLEKLDSRGIRRTFVTLHVGLGTFLPVRAERIEDHTMHEETYSVSRETAELVNTAKKEGRPVLAVGTTSVRTLESAWDPVKSELIPGINSTRIFMYPGYRFNVVDKMFTNFHTPESTLLMLVSAFAGKEHIMDAYRNAVAHRYRFFSYGDAMLIL
- the ruvB gene encoding Holliday junction branch migration DNA helicase RuvB, encoding MNDILHANVPFDDDTQDTTLRPQLLRDFLGQTSVKENLSVFIEAARTRRESLDHLFLIGPPGLGKTTLAQITAHELGADFKVTSAPALDKPKDLAGILSTITERTVFFIDEIHRLKPAIEEMLYIAMEDYELDWVIGQGAAARTVRIPVPHFTLVGATTKAGMVSSPLISRFGIVQRFSFYDAEELASIIRRSAGILNVTVADDAARLMAECARGTPRVANRVLRRMRDFAQVMGDGTITRQVAAAGLTRLEIDSLGLEKYDREILLSIIENFGGGPVGAETLAISIGESIDTLEDYYEPYLIQCGLIQRTPRGRVVTEKAYKHLGLEGRPHANERLLF
- a CDS encoding helix-turn-helix transcriptional regulator; translated protein: MFASVILIFYPQNLYIYAFMCCLWGILSIMDKGRTNGYLMFLLGMTFAYNQGFFTYHKKIKALAILGLLCTSNLALLRFGTRVLAESLLDGLFVIIFFTFMYFLFREKIELYFAGENKKIKLSEKELTEEELDILKCVLNGQQYKNIGMNRNKSESSIKQIMIIIFQKLGIQNKKELLELYTNNKIIF
- the ruvA gene encoding Holliday junction branch migration protein RuvA: MFNSLYGTITAKLPQTIYLETDGIEWDIAVPDTTLDTLPPVGERARVYTWLYHREDAVKLFGFATAADRLLFLDLLKVDGVGAKGALKIMSGIAPRQLVEALDSEDLSQLERLPGVGKKTAQKMMLTLKGKLALSADSGRGSVQRSPSAAKWQDVITALADMGYDKKVCEETIDRLEPILAAELDGKNKATQEELMFRRAIVELA
- the leuA gene encoding 2-isopropylmalate synthase, which encodes MEHASKYKAFGKIPIKNRKWPDNEITHAPVWCSVDLRDGNQALAVPMNVEQKLAFFDLLVKVGFKEIEVGFPSASQTEYDFLRRLIEENRIPDGVTIQVLCQAREHLVKKTFECLKGAKSAVFHIYNSTSPAQRKYTFNMTKEQIVQIAIDGVRCVKNCLPMAAGTDIRLEYSPESFSNTEIDFAVEICEAVKNEWGATKEKKIILNLPTTVECATPNVHADQIEYFAEHISDRDSVIISLHNHNDRGEGVASCELALLAGADRVEGTLFGNGERTGNLDVVTVALNMFTQGVDPELDFSKIGAVAEAYTKLTGMPIHPRHPYAGELVFTAFSGSHQDAIRKGMAARAKMAPDEYWDVPYLPIDPHDVGREYEEIIRINSQSGKGGSAWILEQDYGIFLPKAMHPAVGAVITAAADTLQREVTPAEIYDIFARQWLAKNEPLKILDLAETHLEGGSDADAGGAQVMCRASVVWNGKTHAIGAKGNGPLDAFVAALRSTPVPRFSISAFHEHSVGSGSDTDAMAYIEITTENGAKYWGCSKSSNIGRAGIAAVVSAINQMA
- a CDS encoding insulinase family protein, translated to MTHTQNDLNKGDSYRGFDVVDCVDVSDYSAAGIWLRHRKTGLEVFHLQCADEENLFAFAFKTPPKDSTGVAHILEHSVLCGSERFPLKDPFLRLANQSVKTFLNAMTFPDKTVYPASSISETDYFNLMDVYGDAVFFPLLKEWTFAQEGHRLELDDSGAVSLQGVVYNEMKGCYSSFDTIAADKAVRSVLPHTVYDLDSGGDPAEIPLLTYEAFCAFHREQYAPDKCLLFLYGNIPTRRQLDFIQERFLDRFEQRGFVPASVSGAAAAARTLSSAGADFAPPEPFKAPVYREFPAPAAENGNDGATVTVTWFTGDSSDPVQFMETVFLSEVLMGHDGSPLVKALLESELGDDIAPNYGVDGEMHWTLLTAGLRGVPRGKAAQVESVITGVLENLCSGGIDAADIEAAVMSVDFSQREVRRSGGPYSLILMRRCLRGWLYGKPPYHTISNRRAFDEVKKRISSDPDYVCALIRRLLLENAHRSLVCVYPDESFTAEREAAERRLAERLARAVPEESIRRAQTELHRIQQTADSAEACALIPHIKPSDLTVKIDRIETVRTVCAAGVPLFLNTEPTNGIVYLEAGFPVDSIAPADLPLLPLFAAVVTNVGFGGKSWAQSAAQVALKTGGFGASLFTSGTPESALSADPADPVIGRSWLFFRVKMLTEYADDALALLADCLRTPDFSDVKRLRDLAAEFRNDMIASVIPSGNEYAASRASCRFSPSKALDEIWNGLSQVFTAQRLADAEPDFLPRAFGRIMAALRRSGTVLHVTADEPGVLALRQRLDAFAAACDLLPPSAPVPYAAAELYALTDIPASAAAYDGESCSISDSAAGASHDAPVSHRAESGGRAAHRAAHRALEQFTVSAQVGFAAAACKASAYGSKEAVHDSVFAHWLTNSVLWERIRTVGGAYGAFAWSDAIERVFTFASYRDPKPLHSLDVFSQCLTEASDTLLDGETLERIVTGCYSKEVQPRSPSSRGFTGFLRCLYALTDDQRERKIKWLLSVSASDVKAAAIRLSAAETECTRAIICGKNTEKTGKIIDLPV